The sequence below is a genomic window from Lolium perenne isolate Kyuss_39 chromosome 7, Kyuss_2.0, whole genome shotgun sequence.
TTTTCCCCTAAAATTTGagtaacaaaatcttgattataatatatgtatatagtatcgttggattcacaTTGAAAATACACTTTATAATGATACTAATCTAATACAAATATTAATCGTGTATTTGAAGTAATGTTTGGCAAAcatatccgccggctcagtcttccggaggtacttataggggtagggtgtgcgtgtgtgcgttcataggggtgagtgtatgcgcgtgtatatgagcgtctgtgtttgtactgtgtttctcaaaaaaaaaaaaagctcctAAACCGATGACATGTAGAGCAACGTGGCAAGGGAGAGGAGGCTATGGTGACGTGTAAAGCTACCTGGCGAGGGACCTGAGGCGTCTGCGCATATAAAAGCTTCGTCTCCCACATCTGCGGCCATTTCCCCCCGTTCCCCACCTCTCCGAGAATCTCTCCGCCAAAaaacccctctccctctccatcTACCTCGCTCCGCCGGTAGTTTAGGTTTTCGCATCGCCGATCCAGTCGATTCGGCGGTGATGGAAGCTGCGGGAGTAGCAGTTGGCGCGGACGATCTGGAGAACTTGGCGGCCGTCGATGTTGCTGCATCGGCGGAGGCGGTTGGAGGCGAAGGCGGTGGTGGAGAGTCCAGCATTACGGCGGTCGCTGCGAGGTCCACCGTCGTCGATGCCTCTGTCATCGGGTCGGTCGTCGTCGGCCCGGTGGTCGCGGCACGGGCGGATCTGGACGCGGAGGAATCTGCGGAGGAGGATTCGTCGTCCTTGGCGGAGAAGGCCGTGCCGGATCTGCTCGCTGCGCCGGCGTCCGGCGACGTCTCGGAGGTGAAGCCGGACTTGCATATGGAGGTAACTGCTCGTTCTACCCCTTTTTTTCCTGTGGATTAACGGGTCTACCAGGCTACCTTATCCAAACAACATCTTAATTACTTGCTCTGATAATGTTGATACTGGGTAGGTTATGCTCGGGGTTTACTCTGACGTTATCACGGTAGCAACTATGGAGCTTAACTAATGTTCTATGCTGTGCCGTGATGTTTGTTCATTTTGTTCATGTGCTGGATAGTTGCACAAGGATCTCTATTGTACAAATCAGAGGGAGTAGTTGATGTAAATGAACTATGCCTGATTACAAATGCATAACACAAGTTAGAATCTCAAATCATGATAGTGATTCTTAGTTTTTACACTAGGTCTAACCCTTTTAAGTATTTTACTTTTGCAATAGGTACTACTAATTGCATGATATGGTCCACATAACCTAGCTTATAAATTCCATGTTTCGGTACTTTATTATCAAATTTATTTACTGCGCCGTAGGAAAATACAGCAACTTATAAATGTTGATCAAAATCATTTCTATTACGTAATAATAAATAAAGCATTTCTGTATGACATGATTACCATTACTTGTTTGTAATTAATAATAAGGACTTAGGAGTTAGGAGTATACATAAGATGATACAATGAAAGAATGTTAAATATGATATGGATTATTGTTTCCTTTTTGATTTTTTGGTATGCAAACTATTTTGATGACTTTTTCCTTGAGGGGATTAATGTGTGGATTTATCTTTTTGGTATGTAGGTTGGCGAAGGGTCTAGGAAGAGGAAGCGGGAGGACGTGGAACCTGTGCCTCCTCCAAACCAGCATGAGGAAGAACCTGTTATCGCTGATGCAAAGCAAACCAGAGGAGGTGGTGGAACCCGTGCCTCCTCCAAACCAGCATGAGGAAGAACCTCATCGCAGATGCAGCAaaccaggaggaggtggtggaaccTGTGCCTCCACcaaaccaggaggaggaagaacctgctgatgctgatgctgcaaaccaggaggaggtggtggtgcctGTGGATGGTCCATACCAGGACTTGGAGGAATCTGATGGCTCGCTGGAGGTGAGCAATATATTTAGTTGTGTACCCTTCCATCTATTTCATTTTGTTTGGTTTGCATCTGTAATTGTAATTTGTACACATTGTTCTTGTCTAGTATGACTCACAGGATTCTGCGGAGTCGGTTGACAGCAGGAACATGGGGTCATTCAAAAGGAAGCTCCTGGAGAAGCTGCATAATGGGGACCTGCCTTTCAAGAAGCGTGGGAAGTACTTCTGTCCATGGCACAAGTCGAAGCCGAAGGGTGGCAAGCTTGATCATCTGAGGCAGCATGCCGAGGAGCTAGCCATCTCTGGCACCTCTAGGCAGATTAGGGTACAACATTATGGACTTTGGTGGTGCTCTCTGTCGAGGATGATGCCTAGATGTTGTGGACTGATGTGATGTTGTTGCTTTTGCTTTATGGCGTTGAACTATGTCAGTAATGAGTGTTGAACAAAGTTAGTTTTGTAAATAACTAAGTTATTTACCTAGTGTGACCATCTATTATATTGATGGTCTTATTTTGTGAATATGTGTGGAACTAAGTTATGTAATTAAGTATAATGTATGTATTGGTGTGCTGATGCTTAGCTATGTCTTGCCTTTGGAATGATGGTGGTTGCATGTTACATCCATATGCATCATCTGGTGCAACTTGTCATCTGCATAATTGTGCCGAGAAAATTGCTGATGGCTTTGGAATGCTGGTGGTTGCATCTTTGAGCACTTTGCGTCGCCTTGGTTGCCCTCCTCTCCACAGTAGCTATGTCTGCACTGTAATGTGCATAGGTGTACCAATTTTATGTTGTAATACAAAattacagaataaaaatataaatgagttgagtcaGTCGGGCCGCATTAGGATAACTTAATAGTTCCGGTGGCCCAGTATTACCCAAATTGAAAAGCTAAAAAATAATGGCCTGACGGCCCATCCCGCACCTATATACAAGCTCAACGCTTTCTTATACCCTAATCGTGGGATTGCCTGATAAATTATTCCCATTTTTTTGCCGTCGCCGCCTCCGACACCTGCGTACCATTGTGGAGCTGTCGTCGGTGAGAGGTATGATAAAACCCTATGCATATCCGTCCGGAACTAGATCATCTATCTCCCCTCTGTTGCTCATCTATCTCCCCTCTATTCTCCGTGCGGTTGTTTCTGACAATTGATCAAATTGTCGACAACACATAGATCTCATACATTAGCTGCAGCAATTATTGCCCAAGACATGCGCCATGTTAGATCTGTTTTTCATCGATGTCCCGGGCCTAATATGCATTCATTTTTGTCATCTATTTGTCGACAACACCTACATTAGCTACAGTAACTGCAATCAGTTTCTCATCTATTTGTCGACAACACCTAGATCTGCTACAGTAACTGCAATCAGATTCTCATCTATTTGTCGACAACACCTAGATCTGCTACAGTAACATGCAGTACTAAAAGATTGAATCTTGTACATTTTGAGGTCATACTATTGAAGTTGTCATGTAACATATGTCATAGATTATCATGAATGTTACATTAAATGCATTTTTTATAACTATGTTTGATCACTCGTAATGGTATGAAGGTGAACATGGACGCTCACGTACCTGAAGTTGTTGCTCCTGGGGATGCGCAGAAAAGAATTACTATGAGAGGTAAGAATGATCCTTCCAACAAAAATGTTTCAGTACATATATTATTGTTCATTACTATCCAAAATTATGCATTCAGGTCCAGGAATTATGGGGAATGCAGATTTTGACTCCTTCTGTGTGTTTGCCAATCTGGTGGAGATGGATGATGAACAACTTGCTAGACTGAAGCGTGTATTTTGTAAGCACAACCCAAGTAGACCCCTCTATGTCTTCACCATAAAAAATTCAATCATCATCAAGGGCAAAGCCAAAATGGTAATCAATTTTTGAATAAATCATAAGCCATCATTACTGTCCAAGCGTATGTCAAATTTTTTTGCTAACAAATGATTGCTCATTGACTCCTTTTGCAGTACTTCTCAAAGGCCTACACCATGGAGTACATTGTGAAGAATCTGAAATTACCATCCGAAATTCAAGTCTTTTCCAGGAATAGAAAAGTTGCTAAAGTTAGGATGGTCTTGAGCAAAGTAGGGAAAACTGCCATGATTACCTCAAATTGGATGGATGTTgtgaagcaaaataagatgcaagtTGGTGACATCTACATATTCTGGTTTCGTGGTAGCAAGGAGGGTGGTCTGAAGCTCCTAGTTGATCAACTATGAAATCACCACGTATTTTAAATGCTTACACATGACAACTGTGTCATGAAACATGGACATTAGTGTGTGCTACATATTATGTTTGATTAATTGTTAACGCATGTTTTATTGTCATGACATTAGTGTGTGCTGCATATTATGTTTCAATAATGATTTACGCATGTTTTATTGTCATGAAATAGTGGTGTTTGCTATTAATCGATCACATAAGCACTGCATAAAAAGTGGCGTCATCATGCACCAAATCTAGGCCATATTGCGTAGCTTCAAGCTGTGCAGGGCCCGCGTAAAAAGGTAGCCCATTTCGGTGTGTTCCCACATAACGTGATTTAATTTCGGCTGGGCAGTTGCCATTTTTTGTGCAGGGCAGTTCACACCGAGTCATCTTCCCTCCCCTTCTTTCTCCTCCTCATTTGCCATTTATTCTGCAGTGCATTTCCCACCGATTCATCTTCCCTCCCCTTCTTTCTCCTCCTTTCTCCACACTGCCCTCTTCGTCTACCTCTCGAAATGGACCAGGAAAGAGAGTTCAGCAATCACAGCACTGACATGGATCAGGAAAGGGAGGTTAGCAATCAGAGCAGTGACACGGATCAGGAATGGGAGGTTACCAGTCACAAAACTGAAATCCGGAAGATTGTCGCACATCAAACTGAGATTGAGGTTGTCTACACCGACGACAACCATAAAGCAGCCGAGATTGTGGACATGTACGAGCAGTGGTTGAGCAAGGATGAATACAAGTTCATGGGCCTGGACTTCGAGTACTGCGACCCGGAGTACAAAGGTGACTATCGGATCGCCGTCGTCCAACTGGCGATGAAAGATCACGTATTGGTCTACCAATGGTCAAGGTATGTATATTTGATTTTTACAGTGGCTCTTGCAAACTTGAAATATGAAACCCGGTTTTACATAACCTCTATCATCTTGATTTGATGCTTCATGCTAGTTCATTTCTGTGATTTGATATTTTTGATGTGGTTACTTAGTTGTTATTTAGTTACTCATGTGCCTGTAGTTATGGTAAATCCCCCTCACAAACATAGTACTGGTACTCATTCATCTTTAAGGATAAAATCTGAACTTCTAAATCCATTTGAATGTACTGATATGAACCATGATATGTACTTCCATTCAAGTTCAGACAAAAAATGTTAAATGACACGTAGGAATGAAATATTATCACATAATTTCATTGCATTTCACAACTCAATTTCAGCATTTTTTCCCAACAATATTTTACCAGTTAATCTTTTCCATTTTTATGGTGGAGCAGTAGCCAACCGTGGTGTCCCAAACTCATGGATTTCCTACGCAGTGGTGTCCACTTTGCTAGCGTCGATATCAGAAATGACAGAATAGCAATGCAGCGAAGTTGGAATATTGAGATACCAATTGAGTACCACATCGATCTGCAGGACTTGTTCCAGCTTGAACGCGACAGGACTGGGATGGCTGACATGGCAGCCGCACTCATCGATATGAGCTACAAAGGAATGAAGAAAGAATTCCCATCTGTCCAAAGACAAGTTCTGGGAGAAGAATCCCCTCGATGAAATTAATCTGGAGTATGCAGCCAGAGATGGGTTTGTGGCGTACAAACTGTACCATATAATCCGTCAATGCAACTATGGACAGCGCCACCGGCTACCTCCGCAAGCAACACCAACTGCATTGCAACCCAGTTCAACGGGCGGCACAAAGGCTTCTTCATCGAGCAGCAGCAAAGGAAAAGAATTGGCTGGCACCAAGCGCCCAAGTGGGGATGAAGCGTGGACACACACTCGCATCACTGATGGGCATGAATATTGGACTGCCGCGTCCTGGAGTTTTCCCATGTGTTATCAAACAAGCCCTCCTCGTTTTCGTGGGGGCCACTGGGACGAGTGGCCAGAGGAGAAGAAGCCGAAGATAGATTGGAGTGGTGCTGCCCCAAACACACCCTAGATAGATCTATGTTCTGTGAAGTGTGTATGTTGATACTACGGTTTTGTAAATGGGTTGAACTACTTGACTAAATGCAAagtgtgtgtgtgcacctgaAAAAATCTTCAACGAAATTGATGTGTGTACGTGAAAAATTCTAGTGTGTGTGAGTGTGTAGCTGAAAAAAGGCTACTATGTTGGTGTATGATTCTTTACAAATGCAAAGCGTGTGTCTACACCTGAAAAAATCGCACAACGAAAATGATACCGACTTGGTACACTGTGTTTGTGTATGTAGCTTAAATGTTACTTTCAGTGTTTGTGTGCAACTGAAAAATCATCAAGAAATCATGATCAAAAAATATGTACGTGTGTGTCTGTATGTGCACCTcaataaaacaagaaacaagaatATATGATTAAGCAAACAAAATAATAGGATAGCCATATGTCTTGAACAAAACGAAAAAAGTATTCATGGTCACTTGACAACATAACATAGTTGATAGAAGGAAAAAAGCTATTCATGGTCAGGAAACCTTCTTCGGGACTAAAACCTAACCACTCAAACTTTTATCTTCCATTTTCTATGTCTTCTTGTTGATCCTGGAAGCGACGGACCGAATTCTCTCTTTCACCATCTCTAACGTGTTCGAAGGTGATAACATCATTTCAGCGACAATTCGTCTTCGCCTTCCATTAATTTTGATCTAAACAATATTACGAAATATGGGTTAGATGTAACACATTTTTGTTAATCCAAGGGTGTACATACAGACGATTTTTAACAAACCTGTGAAATCTCTGCAGTCATCCGGTCCCCATCCCAATGCTCCATGCATTCCATCACAAACAATCCACAAGAGTTCCTGTTGTAAATGCAAAATCTCGATAACGTTAATCCTCTCATGTATTGATCATAAACTTAAATTGGTGTAACATTAACTCACCCGTCATGTTGCTGCGGCATGTCGTACTCTAATATCGGCCACTTTGAAACGTCGGGATGATTTCCACTCGTGATTTCGTTGGCCACTTGCATATCATCTGCAATTTGGCGCCGCTGTAGAGAGATAACAGTTATGCTAATTTGCGCAATTCAGTGTGTTACAAGTAATGTGGACAATTTGTTTTTCACTTACAAGTGCCTCAACAGTCTCCAACGTAAACTCTAGAGGATAAAGCGAGTCGAGAACTTGGAATTCTTGCTTCGGTGTGTGCATGACAACGGTCGTCCAGTGTGTATTGCCAATGTTGAGTGGAAAataaacctgcaaaaaattagaaCATATGAAAAAAATGAGATGTCATTCGGCAAGTTTATTAGCAGAGTACTACAATATTTTATAACAATCATATATTACGTACCTTGTCACGGACGGTGTATTCCGTCAACACTCTACCAACCGCGCCAGATCTTACCATCGCGCTATCCATGTTCTTGCTGGATTCTTTGGGTTTGTCTCCGGCAATTGCCCGGTCTACTAGATATTTTGATCTCCATGCTGGACACAAGAAGCGATCATCCCCAACACGGAGGTTCAAATGCCcaatgtaaccatcaatgacctgCGAATAACATAATGACATTATATGTTAATAACATACATGTAAATATTAAATGTATGGAATAGATGTGTTCTACACACTTACATCATCGGACAACCATTTTTCGTCGAGAACAACACGTAGCCGCTCAGCGTTAACTTCATCGCCCCGGCCACTCCGGTAAACAGTCTTTTTTTTGTGCTGGTCTGAGCGAGATGCAAGCTCGAGGAAGACTATAGCTGCGTCTACAAGTTCAGCCGTCAAATCGCATGATGCATCCGGTTTTGCATTTTTATCTGCTCCAGATTTATCATCGAAATTCAGAGCTGCATGCATATGAAAATGATTAGCAAATACAACATTTCTTATAGAGAATATTAAAAATAATGGGACAAATAAACTACCTTTTGTGGATGAACCACGGACTTGACGCTTGGTGCGTCTGTCTAGAGCATAGGGAGATTGAAATTTTTTGGGAATTGTTCGCTTCCTCTTCCCAGCCAACTCATCTTCCTTTGATTTAGATAAGAACTTGCTAATACTTACTGCGTCGAGATCAATTTCTGAATCTGATGTCACCGGATCAGCATTTTCAATGATGAACGGATTATCCGGTGTGCTATCAACATCGCCAAATGGCTTTCCTGCTGGAGTACCATTCAGTCCACCAGCCTTGTCAGGTGTGCGCATAGCATCATTTGCATTCTTGGTAGTACCATTCTTAGCAGGCTCCTTTAATTTTTTTTCCAATTTATCAACTTCATCAGCCAGGTTCATGTCAATGATACGAATAGAATCTCCACCTCCTGCTGAATCGCTCTCTTCCTTGTACATGAACTCTTTTTTATCACGAGGGCCGTTCCGGAAAGAGTTGACATCTTCCTGGTCCTCCATGTTACCGGAAACCGGTGCGGCTGCTGGTTTGTAAGTCACGCCTTCCTTATTAAATATCTCCAATGTTCTCTGCAACACAAAAATATATAAGTTCATGAACGATTGCATTTTCAATAACAAAAGAAAATGACACAACAATTAGGCGTTTCACCTGAGCACATAAGGCAGGGATGGTAGCCAACATCTTCTGCAATTGTGCATCTAGGTAACCCGTTAAACGATTTATCAGAATTTCCGTCTGACCGTTATCAATGGGTTTTGGAGCCTGTTTCTTTTTTGGAACAGCACTCGCGGGCTTGGCGTTATTCTGATGAGCAGCCACAGGATCTGGCACAACTGGCTCCATCATCCGATACTCTTCAGTGATATTTTCATCAATCTGCACGTtatataatgcaagagttaagtaCTACAGTTTTGAATTGATTATTTACAAAATTAAGTGTGCCTATTCGTAACACTGAAATTAGTACCTTCACGTTACCACGACCTCGACCATTCTCATAGTCAAAATTGTCTCTCCGCGTGGCAGCTGCTTCATTCCAGTTCCTCATTAGAGGGCGCATGGACAGTTTAGGATTAAATGCACAGTCGCCTTCTAGCGGCTGACATTTTTCCCAGTACAAGTACTGCATGCATGTAAACAAAGGAGAGTAAATTAATTATCTATACGTGAAAAATGCAGTGAGATGTAGTATGCACAACACTCCGACATAAGACCATACATACCTGCAACATTCCTAAGTTCCCTTTTGGCCACTGACGGATTTGTCTACCTTTTCTTACCAGCCTAATGCTATCCAACAGAACCCTAAGAGTGAATGCATTCCAATTGATTTTTGAGATTCGGTTCACATCTTCTACTAGTGCATAGAACTTGTGTGGGACAATCTTCGTCGCCATAGGAGCAAGTACTGTTCCCAGAAGCACTAGCACTACCCTCCTCAGGAAGTCATCATCGGCAAGTTTACTTTTAATGATGTCGTCAATTAATTCGTCGATAACGATGTTACCGGTTGATTTGCTTATGAACTGTGGTGGGATGCGATGCTTCACGTCTTCACCTTCCTCGGTAAGTATTTCCCCAGCAGAAAATCCTTCATTAACCAGACCAAGGAGACACTCAACATCAACAAAACCAAGAGACACCACGCCATTGTTCTCTCCTATTTCGAATGTACCAGTGGCAGGGTCAAAAACATCAAGCATGAACCTGGAACAAAAATGAAGATGAATCAATAAGTACTAtgcaaaaataatccacgaattACAAATGACATATGAACATGTGATGAAATATTACGTAATATACATGTGAGAAGGTGTACCTGATCAATATTGTACGCATCTTCACAGAAGGAATCATCATCATACTTCTTAAATTAGTTAGAGCTAGTCTAGCACGTTGATCCACGGTAAGACGGGCCATGAGCCTACACCATTTTTCGATGTTGCAGCAAACTTCACCCCTAAGCTCGTCCATTCTATCAAGGAAAAACACTATATTACGAAAGTAATATGTCACGTACAAAAAACTAAATTAAATGTGCAAGAGGGAGACTTGAATACAACATGATTTTACATACGATGTGTGGGATGACATTATTAATTGTACATACGATGTGTGAGATGATATGCTTTCAACAGACAAATCATGGTGAAATTTTATACAAAAAAATTGAGAGCAAACATCTGCCCGGCCTATATATGAAACCCCTCAATAAAATTTACATCTTAAAAACCGATAATTGCAGTGTTTTCTATTTTCATGCTACAAGAGCGATGCATATATAGGAAAACTGCTGACAAAGGATTGACTGGATCCGACGTATTCGGGCATGAAGTCATGTTAAAGTTTTACTTAACCTAAACGAATTGACTACAGGTGTGCACATGCAtgcacacaaccagcacaacaacTCCAAGTCCTAATCAGATTCAACACTTAAGAAAATTATTCTAACAACTGCAAATATGAAGACACACGGCGACTCTAGAGGAGGGGCGACTCTAGAGGAGCGGCGACTCTAGAGGAGCGGCGACTCTAAACTATACAAATTTTAGTTGCTTCATACGATGTAGATACGAAGTTCTTGATGTGTACTTACTTGACGAGGCAGTGTTGGAACCGTCTTGGTCTGTCTCCGATGAGATCTAGGTGACGGTGTTGGGCCTGGCGTGGAGAAGATTCCTGGGTACGGCGGTCTCAGGTGAGGGTGCCTTGCagatggcggcggtggcggggatGAGAGCCTTGGAGACGGAGGAGGCGAGAAGAATAGAGAGGGCGACTGcgcgggcggtggcggtggcggtggcggtggcggcggctgtaGCTAGGGTTTGCACGATCTCAATGACGGCAGCACGAACACCTTTTTATAGGCCGACCACGTCGTCCGTCATTTCCGGAACATGCCATGCGCAAACCATGCACGATAAGATCGTGGCGTGCGTGAAGATCGTAATGGTGCGTTTCCATCCGCCGTTTCGGGTTGTGCCTTTTTTTAATAACATTTTTTCACTTTCATTATTGTTGCATATGGCATTTTGGTTGGTCCATGTTGGGCCAACGAAATTAAACAACAAAATTATAGTCTATACTTATCATGAACAATGTTGATATGTAAATATGGACAACATTAATAAAATATGTTTTACCTTGGATGGGATCACCATtttgacccattttgaccctaaaaccctagtatcggcacctcccaaccatgggatcaccatgaatgaaaaaaccaacctacaaagagcaatccaaaaagggtggggcacaccaccatgcacaagtgtgccaaatattggccccatccaaggtggttgggtatgttttaggccatggtagacccaatttgacactaaaacccttgtatcggcacctcccaaccatgggataaccatgaatgaaaaaaccaacctacaaagagcaattaaaaaagggtggggcacaccaccatgcacaagtgtgccaaatattggccccatccaaggtggtttggtatgttttaggccatggtagacccattttgaccctaaaaccctagtatcggcacctcccaaccatgggatcaccatgaatgcaaaaaccaacctagaaagagaaattaaaaa
It includes:
- the LOC127315700 gene encoding uncharacterized protein; the encoded protein is MARLTVDQRARLALTNLRSMMMIPSVKMRTILIRFMLDVFDPATGTFEIGENNGVVSLGFVDVECLLGLVNEGFSAGEILTEEGEDVKHRIPPQFISKSTGNIVIDELIDDIIKSKLADDDFLRRVVLVLLGTVLAPMATKIVPHKFYALVEDVNRISKINWNAFTLRVLLDSIRLVRKGRQIRQWPKGNLGMLQYLYWEKCQPLEGDCAFNPKLSMRPLMRNWNEAAATRRDNFDYENGRGRGNVKIDENITEEYRMMEPVVPDPVAAHQNNAKPASAVPKKKQAPKPIDNGQTEILINRLTGYLDAQLQKMLATIPALCAQRTLEIFNKEGVTYKPAAAPVSGNMEDQEDVNSFRNGPRDKKEFMYKEESDSAGGGDSIRIIDMNLADEVDKLEKKLKEPAKNGTTKNANDAMRTPDKAGGLNGTPAGKPFGDVDSTPDNPFIIENADPVTSDSEIDLDAVSISKFLSKSKEDELAGKRKRTIPKKFQSPYALDRRTKRQVRGSSTKALNFDDKSGADKNAKPDASCDLTAELVDAAIVFLELASRSDQHKKKTVYRSGRGDEVNAERLRVVLDEKWLSDDVIDGYIGHLNLRVGDDRFLCPAWRSKYLVDRAIAGDKPKESSKNMDSAMVRSGAVGRVLTEYTVRDKVYFPLNIGNTHWTTVVMHTPKQEFQVLDSLYPLEFTLETVEALRRQIADDMQVANEITSGNHPDVSKWPILEYDMPQQHDGNSCGLFVMECMEHWDGDRMTAEISQV